A DNA window from Gemmatimonadota bacterium contains the following coding sequences:
- a CDS encoding NAD(P)/FAD-dependent oxidoreductase: protein MDRPISRRDFLDGVAVGVGGAMALPSLLQASQEVPSYPPALTGLRGAHAGAYEAFHSLRDGTLWSTAPAPASTGERYDLVVVGAGISGLAAAHYYRQAQPSARILILDNHDDFGGHAKRNEFTHEGRTFLGYGGTFSIESPLPYSPVAKGLLRELGIDVGRYATYHDAGLYRGLGLRGATFFDRETYGTDKLVFGAPGSDGFAAAAPISEAARRDLRRLTTDRFDPYPGLSESDIRARLARVSYADYLTRVLGLDPGVVALYQTVPHGLFGAGIDVVPAQDAYGLGLPGFAGLQLGPAPGPGQNYDAQTTEEAERFFCHFPDGNATIARLLVRRLIPGSIPGTSAEDVVTARADYGRLDRSANSVRIRLNSPVVRVRHEGATGSRVEVTYVAAGKPVTVSSRSVVLACWHATIPYLCPELPAKQKEALAFAIKIPLVYTNVLIRNWTSFQKLGLSGISAPGGWHTEARLDLPVSVGGYHHSRQPTDPVVLHLAKAMCKPGHPIREQHRLGRTELFSTPFPTIERKIRDQLGRVLGAGGFDPARDILGITVNRWPHGYAYQYNSLYDDFWFEGKPTPCEAARVRFGRIAFANADAGAYSYTDAAIDHAYRAVQDLRR from the coding sequence ATGGACCGGCCGATTTCCCGTCGGGATTTTCTCGATGGGGTCGCGGTCGGGGTGGGTGGAGCCATGGCCCTTCCCAGTCTGCTCCAGGCTTCGCAGGAGGTCCCGAGCTACCCGCCCGCCCTGACGGGGCTCCGAGGCGCCCACGCCGGCGCCTATGAAGCCTTCCACTCGCTCAGGGATGGCACTCTCTGGTCCACCGCCCCCGCACCGGCCTCGACTGGGGAGCGATACGATCTCGTGGTGGTGGGCGCCGGGATCAGTGGACTCGCGGCGGCCCACTATTACCGCCAGGCGCAGCCGTCCGCCCGGATTCTGATCCTCGATAACCACGACGATTTTGGCGGACACGCCAAGCGGAATGAATTCACCCACGAGGGCCGGACCTTTCTGGGCTATGGCGGCACCTTCTCGATCGAGAGCCCGCTGCCCTATAGCCCAGTGGCAAAAGGGCTGCTCCGGGAGCTTGGCATCGATGTCGGCCGGTACGCGACGTATCACGACGCCGGGCTCTACCGGGGCCTCGGGCTCCGGGGGGCCACGTTCTTCGACCGCGAAACTTACGGGACCGACAAACTGGTGTTCGGAGCGCCTGGGAGCGACGGGTTTGCCGCCGCCGCGCCGATTTCCGAGGCTGCCAGGCGGGATCTCAGGCGCCTAACGACCGACCGGTTCGACCCCTACCCGGGGCTCTCGGAATCCGACATCCGGGCCCGGCTCGCCCGGGTCAGCTATGCCGACTACCTGACCCGCGTCCTCGGCCTCGACCCGGGTGTCGTCGCGCTCTACCAAACCGTGCCCCACGGCCTGTTCGGGGCCGGGATCGACGTGGTCCCGGCGCAGGATGCGTACGGACTCGGGCTCCCGGGCTTTGCCGGCCTCCAGCTCGGGCCGGCACCGGGACCGGGGCAGAACTACGACGCCCAGACCACCGAGGAAGCGGAGCGGTTCTTCTGTCACTTTCCCGACGGCAACGCCACCATCGCCCGGCTCCTGGTCCGCCGGTTGATTCCCGGTTCGATCCCGGGGACCTCAGCCGAGGATGTGGTGACGGCGCGGGCGGACTACGGGCGCCTGGACCGGTCGGCCAACTCGGTTCGGATCCGGCTCAACAGTCCGGTGGTTCGAGTCCGGCATGAGGGCGCCACCGGCTCGCGCGTTGAAGTCACCTACGTGGCTGCCGGCAAGCCGGTCACGGTCAGCAGCCGGTCGGTGGTGTTGGCGTGCTGGCACGCCACCATTCCGTATCTCTGTCCGGAGCTCCCAGCGAAGCAGAAGGAGGCGCTCGCGTTCGCGATCAAGATTCCGCTGGTCTACACCAACGTCCTGATCCGGAATTGGACCTCATTCCAGAAGCTCGGTCTCAGTGGGATCTCGGCGCCCGGCGGATGGCACACCGAGGCCCGGCTCGATCTGCCGGTGAGCGTCGGCGGGTACCACCACTCGAGACAACCCACCGATCCGGTGGTGCTCCACCTGGCAAAAGCGATGTGCAAGCCGGGGCACCCGATTCGCGAGCAACACCGACTGGGACGCACGGAGCTGTTCTCGACGCCCTTCCCGACGATTGAGCGGAAGATCCGCGACCAGCTCGGCCGAGTTTTAGGCGCCGGCGGGTTCGACCCGGCCCGGGATATCCTCGGCATCACGGTCAATCGCTGGCCCCACGGCTACGCCTACCAATACAATTCGCTGTACGATGATTTCTGGTTCGAAGGCAAGCCCACGCCCTGTGAGGCGGCGCGAGTCCGGTTTGGCCGGATTGCCTTCGCCAACGCCGACGCGGGCGCCTACTCTTACACCGATGCCGCCATCGATCACGCCTACCGGGCGGTCCAGGACCTGCGACGTTAG